DNA sequence from the Bufo bufo chromosome 3, aBufBuf1.1, whole genome shotgun sequence genome:
CGCACTTCCAGATCCCCATTCACCGGAGGTGATCGGTCGCTTACCGGCATATGTGCCAGCtttcggccggacaaaaaaataCTGCATATAGcattttttgtccggccaaagGCCGGCATGTGCACGGGTTACAGTGGATTCTGGCAGTCTGTTCCCTGTTGGACTTCTGGAATTAAGgacacagatgtgaacccagccataATGAGGGAGCAATAGATCACGAGAAGCTGTCTGAAGGCCTTGAGACAGTAAACAAGAATACATCATCATTACCCCTCCAGTCTGCGGTTGAAAACAAGTTTACTTTAGACAATTATCACATAAAAGTCCCTTTAATTATTTAATGGTCACGTGACTACCAGGTTCACAAGGATCACATCTTATCTGTCCTTACATATGTGACCTCTGGAAGGAACCACTGCCTGAATGCACTGGGGCCTTGAGTTAAAAATCTCCTAGGGCATCATCTAGATGGGTGATCTCTCTTGGTAATTGATTACATTGCACAATTaaatctgtcacctccaaaatcagtTCCAAACGAAGCATATCGCCATGTAGGGTAGGGGCCCCAAAACATAACCATactttcttgtgaaaatcctGTCCTCCCATTGCGAGAAATGTTTCTTTTTATCTTCATGCAAATAAGGTTTTCGGTGCACCATGGACAGGGGTGCCCTGTTCGGTGCGCCTGGTCTCCCCTGCATCATACCTACCAGCTCTGAATTCTCAGGCACGGTCAATTAATCAAGAGTAGAAGGTGCTGGGCGGAATTAAGGCAGAGCGGTGGTGCGCCAAACAACGTGGCCATTCCCGCGGTGCATTGAAGACCTTATTTGCACCATCACTATGTCTGTATTCTAGGTGTCAGCTACAAGTGTAATGACTCAGAAGGTAAAGAAGCAGATTGGCTTATTTTAAGGATATATTTACATGTGCTGGTTTTGAGATTTTGATGTGATATTGACAGAGTTTTGGTGTCAGTAAGCCAGACTTCCGACTCCATTTTTCCACACTTTGACCCCAGCTCCGACTCCTTTGCTCTTGTATAAGAATTAGTAATAAACCTACTGTAGTAAAAATCATGGTAACATCAGGATTTTCAGTgttttcatgaccaccatgtaataTTCTTATTTTAAAGCTATGATTGGTACATTTCTACCGATTCCACCCAAAACTGACTCTGCAGGTATTCCAGTAAAAACCATAATAAGGACTGCAACATGTGAACCCAGGCTAGCATACAAATCCGAAAACATTCACATTTATCAACAGAAATTGCTTCGCACATTTATTCTTGGGACATCCGCTAATGTCCAATGTCTCTCTGAcctccaggatccatcttgaagactTGAGTCAGAGCGTGATCCGTCACATGTCGGAGAAACTTGgttataagcacagtgatgtcatcaacgtCATCCTCTCCAACCGCGCATGTCATACCCTTGCTGTTTACTTCCTGCTCAACCGGAAGCTGGAACACTACCTAATCACTATGAGGGTATGCTTAACTTGCCTTCTGGCTAGGGTGGGCATGGGATTTCATGGCGGCTGATGTAAAAGCCATGATTATCAGGATGGCGCGGCTCTGTTATCTGCTTCAGAATGTGCAGCGCTCTGTAATTAATATCTGTTCTTTCTCATGCTAGAAACCTGACATTAATGACAACATTTGCCACAAGAACCAGATGCATCCATTAGAAAAATACAAGTCGAATAAGAACTCCTACGAGGTGAGCTCCAGAATCAACTTCTCATCCATAGCATGCAAAGCAAATCACAGTAAAGTATTTAAAGGTGCAGAATTTATCATATATCCGCCATTCGCACTCATATTGGCACTGCCTCAAGGGAATAAAAGGACCTTATTGCCTAGAGCAACCAATCAGCATTCTGcttccattgtagaaactacattgAAAAAATTAAACAAGATTTCTGATTGGTTGATCTGCAGCTCCCAGTTCCTTGTTTTAGAAATTGCTTtgttttaaaggggtggtcatacCCTAGACAAGTCCCTTTTAGAAAGCAGCCAATCTGCTGATCAGCTGGGTCTGGTGAGACCCCGTGACTGGAAAAAATGGGAATAAATAGCCAAGTAGTATTGCATAGAGTCATATAATACATAGCCACATGGAATCTTGctctatattaaatggatttttcaggGTCCTGAtatggatgagctatcctcacgataggtcatcaatatctgatcgatgggggtcagacacccgtaTCCCCGCTGATCCGCTGTTCCCCGCAGCCTCCAGGGCTGTAACTAGTACTTGGAATGGAACAGGAAGGACAGCTTGCCATGGCCGTGCTGGAGTTCCCATTCACATTAGTGGGAGCTGCACTGCAGtacccagcatggccactacattttgaacggagctgtgcttcctgttccattcaagaGCTAGTTGATCGGCGAGGGGGCGGGTTgacgaacccccaccgatcagatattaatgacctatttctgagcataggtcatcaatataaggagCCTATTTCTTTAAACTCCCTTTACTCTAGTTAATAAAATGGGGTCCAAAGTGGGGGTAATGCATTTAACCCTGTCAGTTAGATTCTAATAATAGTTGATTGCCGATGACAATGTATTAGATGTTTATGGCTCAGCCAAATGCACATGTTATTTCAGTAGTGGGAAGGGTAGATCAGTGTATACAAGACACCCCGGGGCGCCGCTCGTTTCCAAGGGTAACGAATATCAAGATGACTGTATTTCCAGCTATATTGGACTATGGTCTGCCAGGACTCATAGATGAGATTATTGGTGGAAACTAAAGTGTTTTTGGCCGAAATCTTCTAAGATGAGGATAAATACTCCCACTTTGTAGAAAATATGAAATGCAATTTTTACAATGATTGATTATGCAGCCAACATAAAAATTACCGCCAGAAGGGTATGAGGCATGTCTCGGTTCATGCCTCACATTCGAGGACAATAAAGTAGAATATTTTTGTAGTATGGTATATACAACACCAAGGTAAAAGGAGAATGAAAGGTTTAATGCACAAGGGTTTTGATATATTTGCTACTTCCCGTGATTGtgcagcgctgcagaatatgcagGCGCTTTATGTAAATATAGGATATTATCATTAGAAGAAAGCAATGCACTTAGACAAACAAAATGACAGGCCGCTATTGTAGAAAGTAAGATGTCAGGATGTAccagccccatggattgtgttgtTCTTCGGGAACAGATAAGGAAACGCCTTTTGTAAAAGTCTAGTATTACAACCACAATTATTTAGAAAGAGTAGAACCCCCAACTAGACGCGGTTCAGTGGTTTCCATGCCGGCTCAGGATGTAATACAATAGTGAAGTGATGACATGTGTCCAGGGGGCTTGCCAGATGGAGCGTGTCTCAGCGATGGTCAGGAGGAGTCACTTCCTGCTCAGTGAGAAAAGGGAGATCGGAAACTCCTCATGCTTTCTACAGGAATGAAAGTGGAGGATGTGCCTGCTTCATGAGATACAAGGAAACTGTACATGTGCTCATGGGGAGGATTAACCCATTGCGGCATGATCATCAACAGAAACACATAGGAAAAGATTGTCATGCAGTTTGATGgaaaataaagtttatatatcaTATCatgaaaagttctgcaactttctaatgcAAGAGGTATGAAAAACTAAATctgggttgctatgggcaataaaACCAGTTTTACTTTCATCTTTATAAATTTACCCCAAATTAAATTTGAAGAGGATGTCCGGCTTTGGATAAGCCATAAATATTAGATCGGTGGAGAGGTCTGACTTTCTGCACCCCAGGCAATCAGCTGTTCGAAGGGGCCATGGCATTTGCAAGTGCTGCAGCCTTTTCGATGGCCCTTTTAACCTCTATGCTGTATTATGGTACTGTGTATGTAAAGgcgtaaaaaaatctgcaataagACCCGCACCAACCATGTGCCATCTATAGTACTGGGGTCTTTATATGTGATAGAGGAGCCCTATGGCACCAGGGCCCaggtgtgactgctacctctgccccCCTTACTGTATGAGGTCTCAAAAAAGCTTGAGTTCTATGGGCTGCTGCCGTTCTAAATTCTACTGTTGTAGACAGTATAGACATTGTCTATTAGGTTTCCTGTGTCATTTGTAAGTAAAGAAATGTCATTTATTGTTTTATGTAAAGTCCCTTTCAACTTCAGATTCAGTGGAATACACAACTAATAGATGAAAAGGCAGGTTTCTAAGAAAGAGACGCAAACATAAAGATTCTTGACATTTCAACACATCATTAGAAGCTGACAGCTGAGTGCAGCAGGACAATGTCAGGTCTCAGTAAAGGAGGAATGGCAGGCAGCTGTCAATCTGAGCAGTGTTACAAGCTTAGTTATGTTAGCACGTACATTAAGACTGCTCCTAAAGAATGCGCCCGTTCAAAAAAAGATCAAATCCTGTTTACAAACTTGTCGTCGATGTAAAATAAAAAGctatataaacaatataaaataacataaaacacagtaaaATATAGATGCCATAGATGTATAATTCTACATACTTACTTTTGTAGTGTTGCATAACTAGGTAGAGTTGTCTTTTGGATctttaggaaagctgggtgacaactgaaGGACTTTGAAATATTGAAATAATTCCCCACTCCCCCCAAAAAAGGGCTAATAAATATAAAGCATGTTTAATTTTCTAGTCTGTGATGTACAACTATCTGATATTTGCTGTTCTCGCTTATTTTGACGATGGAACATTCTTGCCCCAATTTGCAGGAAAGAAAACCTAAAGATGCAGAAAAGCGAGGAGAACAGCGTTGCAGCCAGAAAAAGATGGAAAAATGTTCTCCATCCCACAGGCAGCCACCATGTGTCATGACACAAGGCCATAACTCCAAGCCTCCCATTAAGGAGAGAAGGTCTTCAAAGTCTGAAAGGGGTAAGGTTTAAAGCCTGCAGCATTTTATCTTTAAAGTGCTAGATTATGGGTTTTCTCCATCTGGAGGACCCAGTACATCAGTGCATTACATGGAcagtccattcatttgaatggaaaTTGCGTAATGCTTCATTTTACCTGTAGGGGTGCTGTAGGAGAATGAaacacagctgatcagtggggtcccatGTTCAAAAGACCCTGTGATCAGTTTATCAGGGACTCTTGTAACAAAAAGACATTTTCCAAAGTGGAAAAATTCTTAAAGGTTTTTTTCTCCAAGCGCTTGAGTCATACTCCCATAGTAGATGTTTGCCTTATTAACTGGatatgctcagaactgtatagtGCAGTGATGTAGAATTTTCCCCTTATCTCCTATGCAGGTATGGATGTAGCTGCATAATATGTATTCAATGTAAGGTGATCACTTTTGACTGTGACTGGAAGCACCAATAATAAAGATCCCTCTACGTTGTGTTAAATACATTTAGGGATTTGATTTGCTTTTTGACCACCCATTCAATTCCTTGGATACTGTGTGACCTCTTTCCACTGTGTCGTAAATTATATATTGAAGTCAATTCCTATGGGCACTATTGTGCGCCTATTTACAGAAGAGCAAGCCTTAGCAGGAATATTCACCATATGAACGTTAGGTCCAGAGTCAGAGCTCTGTTTTTCAGTTAGAGAGCTCCAAGTTCCTTGCGAACAGCCATTTACAGTATGTACATGCTAAAGGTCTggcatatctgtaaagaataaatcaaggcaactggacttactgtagatttcttgaaaacgtttcactcgttcttccaacgagctttctcaattctgagttggaagaacaagtgaaacgttttcaagaaatctacagtaagtccagttgtcttgatttattctttacagatataccatgacctggataaatgagaaccttcacagacataaagCTCTGGcagcctgtagccaccactagagggagattagGATCTTACAGCATTTATTACTGACTATGGATAATTAGTCTGCAGTAAactactgagctccctctagtggggatTACGGACACACAGACTATGATAATTTGACTTAATCTCTGTGTATTtgctttggagctctgtatcataaAAACAGAttgctataaagatatattataaaaataatcAACAGAGAATGCTGGCCCAAATTGGTGGACATTCATTTTAAACATAAATCTCTGTCATTATAATCCACTTATTTTGCTTTTAATTAGCTCTGATACCAAAACACAttttctattgaaaaaaaaatggaatgaatTTAATTCCAAAATTTTATATTGCACAATAAAGTTAATTTACTGTATAAAACGTATAATTATAGAATTGGAGATATGAATATGAAACTGATACGTGGGCGAGTTTCTATAAACAGTTTCATGTAATTAAGCAATTATACATTGGTTGGACATAATTTTCATAGACTAATGGCTCAGTGGCCCTTTAAAAACTCTGTTTCCTAAGCAACACCCACACTAATTCTAAGCTGAGGGCCTTTTTGCATTGCATGTTATTTCTATTGGTATGAAGGATTTAGTTATGGAGGATATAGATGGAAggaatggcattagtgatcaggcCTCCAACACTTAGGAGAGACACTGAAGAGAAGCTGAAGGGTTAAAAAGTGGCCACCACTCTACAGTATTCACAATGTGGTTGATTCTTCCAAACAATTTATATTTTTACAATTATACCTATTACACTTTCCTCATTACTCATCTTGGAGGAAACGCTTGTTTGAGAACATCTACATCTTGAACTTACGTCTAGCTATTAGTCATGTAAGAACATTGCAGAGTGAAACAATTGACATTCTCTTCCTTTTTGCAGAATCCATCACCAGGTTAAGCCCCTTCCATGAAGTTCGATTTAACAAGACGGCCTGCGTCACCTCCTGTTCTTTAGAATATTTGGAATTACAGAGTCCAGATCCAAGAACGCCTAAGATCATGAGACGTCAAGACTCCCACTCACAAGAAACTGTGAACATGAACATGGGCGTTCGCATGAGGGAACCCCACCTGAACGTTGTACGTTCCTTTGAGTCTGTGAACAGAGAAGACCAAATAGAATTGTCTCCATCACACCAGTATCGAGTCATAGATTCCCCGATTTCCTTCTCCCCCCGTCATTCCAGTGAAAGAACTCTCTCCCCAATCTTTCAGTTTGACAACACAACACCTGTGAAGGCTCATTCCACCCTTTCATCTTTCACATATGAGGACAAAAGTAGCCCATCTAGCTCTGAATCCATGTCTCCAACTTCTCCCCATTCCCCATCATGTAACAATAACATTTCTGGCAACTTGGGAAGTCCAAACTGTGTTAGGAGCCGAGGTCGATTTCCTATGATGGGCATTGGACAGATGTTGAGAAAGAGGAGTCAGGTTACCTCACCTAAACCTGAAAACTCTTTGGAATCCCGAATGCCAGCCTTGCAACAGATGAGCCCAGGTTATTCCAATTTCAACTCCTCCGATATGAATGGTTTTTGCTGATTGGCCATGTTTTCCAGAACTGTGGTTTATTTCAGGGCTCAAACCCCTATTGTAGAAAGAGGAGGAGAACTTGATTATATTTGTAAATGTGAATTTTGTAATATTCCTCACTGTATCAAGAGCttttgtatgtgttttattttatgcATTGCTAAATTCATCACTTCTGTGAATTGCACCTCTGCATTAGTGATGCCAGTGAAATTCCAAGAGCTCTGTCTGGTACAGTACAAAATAGTCAATTTTTATGGGAAAAAATTCCAGAAACATTACTAAAGGACGTTTCTTTGGACATACAGAGGTGCTGAGTTCTGCTGTAACTAATCTTTTTGAAATAAACAATACTGGGGTCTATTGACGTTACCTACTACGGACAAAACCTGATTTCTAAGCTGTTAATTTACTGCACTGACCTTGATGCACTTGGGAACGCTAAGGAACTGGAACTACTTACATTGCAAATGGCTTTTGTGAACATTAAGGATTTTTCTCATTGCACATCAAAGTGTTATGATGTTAATATTtgacactgtgccaccgttttccTCAAGGTCATTGTATTAGGTCATTTTGTCTTGACTTTTTTcctcattaaattttttttttacaaaactttaAGCTGTTCTGTAAAGACTGATGAAAGCAAAGTTTGATATTGTTTTTGGTACGATGGTTGATTCAGAACTCATTTAGACTTTTTAGGCTTAGGATTGTGTCATGTGGGCATCAGGAAACTATGTAACAACTTGATTTCAGacaattttattatattatttttgccTTGGTGCAGTTTAAGTGGTTACTGCACTCAAAACAAAGTCGCATGAGTTAAGAGTGTTACTTATGTTATATGTCTGGCAATCACCATACAGTTTGGGTCACCAAGAAGTCTCCAAAGTAGGTCCTTTCCTAATTATAATGTGACTGTTTGATTCAGatagtaatataaaaaaaaataatcaaatttaTTGTGCTGTGGCAAATCAGGAGTAAAAATTCTGTATTTGTACTTGAATTATTTTTGTCATAGATTGACAAGACTTGCCAACATCTGGtctgttaaagggattgttcacccTTAGGGACCTTT
Encoded proteins:
- the HUNK gene encoding hormonally up-regulated neu tumor-associated kinase, producing MPAAAGDGISESPPRFMLGEKPPVQIEDSFLPTSVSNVSRDTLRNFHHTKRVGNYLIGRKLGEGSFAKVREGLHVVTGERVAIKVIDKKKAKKDTYVTKNLRREGQIQQMIRHPNITQLLDILETENSYYLVMELCCGGNLMHKIYEKKRLEEHEARKYIRQLIQAVEHLHRAGVVHRDLKIENLLLDENNNIKLIDFGLSNCAGILGYTDPFSTQCGSPAYAAPELLARKKYGPKVDVWSIGVNMYAMLTGTLPFTVEPFSLRALYQKMVDKAMNPLPSHISPAAINFLRSLLEPDPLKRPNIQQALANRWLNDSYHGKGAHTYPNRIHLEDLSQSVIRHMSEKLGYKHSDVINVILSNRACHTLAVYFLLNRKLEHYLITMRKPDINDNICHKNQMHPLEKYKSNKNSYEERKPKDAEKRGEQRCSQKKMEKCSPSHRQPPCVMTQGHNSKPPIKERRSSKSERESITRLSPFHEVRFNKTACVTSCSLEYLELQSPDPRTPKIMRRQDSHSQETVNMNMGVRMREPHLNVVRSFESVNREDQIELSPSHQYRVIDSPISFSPRHSSERTLSPIFQFDNTTPVKAHSTLSSFTYEDKSSPSSSESMSPTSPHSPSCNNNISGNLGSPNCVRSRGRFPMMGIGQMLRKRSQVTSPKPENSLESRMPALQQMSPGYSNFNSSDMNGFC